In the genome of Mucilaginibacter sp. 14171R-50, the window GACAAAACCATAAAACCAATACGTGCACGTGCAGGCTTTACCAATGCTGCCGCGCTTAACTTCCCGGCTGTTGGTGCTTCTGAGTTACGTGAGATAGTGCGCAACGAACGCCGCAGCGAGTTTGCCATGGAAGGCCTGCGCATATTTGACATACGCCGCTGGAAAATTGCCGACGATGTGTTGAATGGCTGGGCGCATGGCGCTAAGTTTGGCGCTGCCGGTGTAGATGGCGGTTATATACGCGCTAACCTGCGCACGTTTGATGCAAGCAAAAATTATTTATGGCCGATACCGAGGGACGAAAGGGCTATTAACCCCAACCTTACTCAAAACCCGGGCTGGTAATTCATTAAATATTTATAAAAAATTATAATTTATTAAGATCATGAAAAATATTTTTTACTGCCTGGTTGCAGGTATAGTAGCGCTGATGTTTGTATCTGGCTGCAAAAAAGATAAAACAATAGGTAATACAAACGTATCTGCGGTTAGCAACTTGTTTTTACCCGAAGATGGTAAATACATTAAGATTGCGTCAGGCGCATCGGGCTCTGTTTCGTTTGAATGGGAGCAGGCCCGCGCAGAAGATAACGGGTTGGTTTTATATGAAGTGGTATTCGATAAAGAGGGCGGTGATTTTTCACAGCCCCTTTATTCGGTGCCATCAGATGGTAACGGATTGTACAACAAGCTTACCGCATCGTTCAGCGATCTGAACAAAATTGCTACCCTGGCTGGTGTAAAGCCACAGGAATCGGGCAAGGTTATCTGGACAGTACGTTCATCAAAAGGTATTAATGCCGTCTCTTCCACACAAAAGCGCGTGGTTGAAATTGAGCGCCCTGCCGGCTTTACCGAAATACCAACCGAACTGTTTATAACAGGTACTGCAACCGAAGGTGGCGACGACCTGACCAAAGCCATCAAAATGAAACAAACCGCCCCGGGTAAATTTGAGGCGTTCACTTCGTTAAAAGCAGGCAGTTTCCACTTTGCTGACCGTACTACCGGTACACCGTCGACATTCTCGTATGATGGTACTAAGCTTACAGAAGGCGGCAATACAGAGTTTACCGGCTCAACCAAAGTTGAAAGGATAGAAGTTGATATGAATGTGGCATCGTACAAAACTACCGAGGTTACCAACGTAGGTTTATGGTTCTCTGCGGATAACAAGATATGGTTTGACCTTACTTATGCAGGCAATGGTACCTGGGAAGCAAATGATAAATCAATTGTATTCCACCAGGAATCATGGGGCCGCGACGAACGTTACAAGTTCAGGTTTACGTTCAAAAATGCCGATGGTTCAACAACAACCCAGTATTACGGCAGTGCAAATGCTGATAACAGCGCGGCAAATGCAGGTACACCGCCAACTTACTATTACATGTTGCCGGTAAACAACTCGCAGTACGATTATACATTTAAGTTTAACCACGATTTTGATAATAAAACTGCTGACATTAAAGTAATATTCAACGCTACCGTCCCTCAGTATACACACACGGTAACCGGTAACTAATCAGTATTATAAAACTGGTTTGCAGGGCCTCACGGCCTTGCAAACTTAACATCATTAAACTTTAGTTTATGAACAGCATCACCCAACATATAAAAAAAGTGGCTTTGGCCGGGCTTATCCCGGTTGTGCTTACTTCCTGCTTAAAGGACAAACCCTTCCCGCTTTATGGCAATAAGCCTACCCCAGCGGTTGATTATACCTTTGCTGCTACGGCCGATTCGCTGCAGGAGAAAACTTACACCACGTTTCTGTCTGCCAATGGTAATTATTTTGTGCAGAACAATGCCGGCAACACCAATTATAACTACTGGCCGCAGGCCCACACGCTTGATGTTTTTACCGACGCTTACTTGCGCACCAAGAACGATATTTACAAACAGCGCATGAAATCGTTATTAAATGGTACCCGCATTACCAATGGTAACAAATATCAGAACGAGTATTATGACGATATGGAGTGGCTGGCGCTTGCAAGCCTGCGTGCCTTTGAGGCAACCGGTGACAATGATTATATGAATGCCGCCAATATTTTATGGACCGACATAAAAACAGGCAAAAACGATAACCAGGGTGGTGGTATTGCCTGGAGAAAATCGCAGCTTGATTATAAAAATACCCCGGCAAATGCGCCCGCTATAATTTTCGCGGCCCGCCTTTACCGCTTAGAGCACAATGCCGACGATCTGGCCATTGCCAAAGAATTGTACTCGTGGTTGAAAACCACCCTGGTTGACCCGGGCAGCGGCATAGTTTGGGATGGTATTAACGGCGACCATGACGGGCAGATCAGCAAAAATAAATTTACTTATAACCAGGGTACGTTTATCGGCGCCGCGCTTGAGCTTTATAACGTTACCGGCGATGCCGCTTATTTAGCCGATGCTGTACGCACGGCATCAGCTACAATAAAAGATCTGGATATTGCACCGGGAGGCCTGCTGAGAAACGAAGGCCAGGGCGACGGTGGTTTGTTTAAAGGTATTTTGGTACGGTACTTAACCTTACTTACCCTTAAAGATGACGTTGCTGCCGCCGACCGCGAAGCTTACGCCAAATTTTTAAAATATAATGCCGAAACCTTATTTGTAAAAGGGATAAGCAGGCCCGACCTTATGGTTAGCCCCGACTGGAAATCAAAACCATCGGGCACTACAGACCTCACCACGCAGATAAGCGGGGTTACGATGATGGAAGCCGCAGCCACGTTAAAAGCAGCCGGCAAATTTTAAACACAGAGAGTTGGATCTTCCGGGCTATATTTGTCCGGAAGATTTTTTTATTTACCTATTTATGAATATGAAGAGAAGGCAATTTATTGGGAATACCACGGTATTGGGTGCCGGTGTTTTAATGAGCAAATTTTCGTTAGCGGCTAAGCCCGCTTTTCCTGTGGTAAGGGTACCTGTATCGCAGCGCAGGTTTAAAAGTGTATCGGTTGAAAAAGCTATAGCCGAATTTAAATCGAAAGTTAAAAACCCGGAACTGGGATGGCTTTTCGAAAATTGTTTCCCAAACACGCTGGATACAACGGTTACCTATAAGCTTGTCAATAATAAGCCCGATACCTATGTAATTACCGGCGATATTGACGCCATGTGGCTGCGCGATAGCAGCGCGCAGGTTTGGCCGTATATTGCCTTTATAAATAAAGACGCCGACCTAAAAAAACTGGTTGCAGGCGTAATAAACCGCCAGGTAACCTGTATACTGCGCGACCCTTACGCCAACGCCTTTTATGATGACCCTAACAAAGTAGGCGAGTGGAAGGATGATGTCACCGACATGAAACCCGGCCTGCACGAGCGCAAGTGGGAGATCGACTCGCTTTGCTACCCTATACGCCTGGCCTATAAATACTGGAAACTTACCGGCGATACATCGCCTTTTGATGGCAGGTGGAAAACCGCCATACAAAGCAT includes:
- a CDS encoding SusE domain-containing protein, coding for MKNIFYCLVAGIVALMFVSGCKKDKTIGNTNVSAVSNLFLPEDGKYIKIASGASGSVSFEWEQARAEDNGLVLYEVVFDKEGGDFSQPLYSVPSDGNGLYNKLTASFSDLNKIATLAGVKPQESGKVIWTVRSSKGINAVSSTQKRVVEIERPAGFTEIPTELFITGTATEGGDDLTKAIKMKQTAPGKFEAFTSLKAGSFHFADRTTGTPSTFSYDGTKLTEGGNTEFTGSTKVERIEVDMNVASYKTTEVTNVGLWFSADNKIWFDLTYAGNGTWEANDKSIVFHQESWGRDERYKFRFTFKNADGSTTTQYYGSANADNSAANAGTPPTYYYMLPVNNSQYDYTFKFNHDFDNKTADIKVIFNATVPQYTHTVTGN
- a CDS encoding glycoside hydrolase family 76 protein, producing MNSITQHIKKVALAGLIPVVLTSCLKDKPFPLYGNKPTPAVDYTFAATADSLQEKTYTTFLSANGNYFVQNNAGNTNYNYWPQAHTLDVFTDAYLRTKNDIYKQRMKSLLNGTRITNGNKYQNEYYDDMEWLALASLRAFEATGDNDYMNAANILWTDIKTGKNDNQGGGIAWRKSQLDYKNTPANAPAIIFAARLYRLEHNADDLAIAKELYSWLKTTLVDPGSGIVWDGINGDHDGQISKNKFTYNQGTFIGAALELYNVTGDAAYLADAVRTASATIKDLDIAPGGLLRNEGQGDGGLFKGILVRYLTLLTLKDDVAAADREAYAKFLKYNAETLFVKGISRPDLMVSPDWKSKPSGTTDLTTQISGVTMMEAAATLKAAGKF